The following are encoded together in the Branchiostoma floridae strain S238N-H82 unplaced genomic scaffold, Bfl_VNyyK Sc7u5tJ_1439, whole genome shotgun sequence genome:
- the LOC118407614 gene encoding zinc finger protein OZF-like — translation MEDSSLERFCGDQCAGDPGKESKPTEHPGKESKSTEHPGKESDSRETQTTDMGLQQETCDVNFPQPDNTSTSQVQESKGDMGSRVVKHTAEKPFMCGECGYRTVQMSDLTKHMIIHTGERPYKCDQCDFSAAQKVHIDRHTAMHTGDNDKPYICAECGYRATHKCTLAYHMRTHTGEKPYKCDQCDFSTSHKSNLDRHIAAKHTGEKPYMCGECGYRTAYRSDLSRHMRTHSGEKPYKCDQCDYSAARRSALEEHKAKHTGEKPFMCGECGYRAARKSHLSQHMRSHTGEKPYRCDHCDYSAADKSALDKHLVKHTGEKPFMCGECGFRTTQKSHLSRHMRTHTGEKPYRCDQCDYSAAEKYTLDQHQRKHTGEKPYICDECGYRAADRSTLSRHMKTHTGERPYLCDQCDYSTAHKQYLIDHQSRHTGEKPYMCGECGFRAAQRSTLYRHMKTHTGEKY, via the coding sequence atggaagattccagtCTTGAACGTTTCTGCGGAGACCAGTGTGCTGGagaccctgggaaggagagtaaGCCCAcagaacaccctgggaaggagagtaaGTCCAcagaacaccctgggaaggagagtgacagcagggagacccagacaacagacatgggcctgcagcaggaaacgtgtgatgtgaactttccccaacctgacaacacatcaacctcacaggtacaggagagcaaaGGTGATATGGGAAGTCGTGTGGTTAAACACACTgctgaaaaacccttcatgtgtggggagtgtgggtacaggacagttcaAATGTCGGACTTAACCAAACACATGATaatccacacaggagaaaggccatacaagtgtgatcagtgtgacttttctgctgcacagaaagtccatatagacagacatacagcaatgcacactggtgataatgataaaccctacatatgtgcggagtgtgggtacagggcaactcaTAAGTGTACCTTAGCCTatcacatgagaacccacacaggagaaaaaccctacaagtgtgaccaatgtgactttTCTACATCACATAAAAGCAATTTAGACCGGCATATAgcagcaaagcacactggtgagaaaccctacatgtgtggggagtgtgggtacaggactgcTTACAggtctgacttatcccgacatatgagaacccattcaggggaaaagccctacaagtgtgaccagtgtgactattctgctgcacggagaTCCGCTTTGGAAGAACAtaaagcaaaacacaccggtgagaaacccttcatgtgtggggaatgtgggtacagggcggctcgaaagtctcacttatcccaacacatgagaagtcacacaggagaaaaaccctacaggtgtgaccacTGCGACTATTCAGCTGCAGATAAATCTGCTTTAGACAAACATctagtaaaacacaccggtgagaaacccttcatgtgtggggagtgtgggttcaggacgaCTCAGAAAtctcacttatcccgacacatgagaacccacacaggagagaaaccctacaggtgtgaccagtgtgactattctgcagcagaaaAATACACTTTAGACCAGcaccaaagaaaacacaccggtgagaaaccctacatttgtgacgagtgtgggtacagggcagctgacaggtctaccttatcccgacacatgaaaacccacacaggggaaagacCTTACCTCTgcgatcagtgtgactattccacagcacataaacaatatttgaTCGACCATCAATCAagacataccggtgagaagccctacatgtgtggggagtgtgggttcagggcGGCTCAAAGATCTACCTTATAccgacacatgaaaacacatacaggagaaaaatactga